CCGAAAAGCATCAAAATTATTTTGATCACATGTCTATCCTGGGTATATTTTCCGGTGAGTTTAAAAGTCATTGTACCAGTCCTTTTTTAAGGCCCCCAAATGGGGGCCTTTTTATTTTTATTCGGCTGTTTTTAATTCGGCCATTCTTTCTGTCAGTGACCACAAGAGTTTATTCAACTTGATATCCTTATCAATTGAATTGACGGCTCGGGTCCTCTGGCGTTTTCCGGTGGCCTTGGATCTACCGGGCAAACCACCTTTCATAAGATTTTCTTGAACCACGTTAAATGTCGTCCAAAGGTCTTTCCCTTTGTCATCCATACGTCTATCTGTCAGAAGCCTATCAGCTGTCACAGGGGCTTTTTCAGGCTCATTGTAGGCGGCTTCAAGGGCTGTTATAGCAAAAACCCCTCTATCGTCAGGGGTTAGTTCAATGGATTTCATAAAATCGACCTGGTCGGCGATCATTGACGTGCTGGCAACGATTTTCTGTGCAGATTCTAAAAAGGCGTTACCATCAAAACCGATGTGGCGGTGGGAAAAATTCAACAAATCATTCGAAACCATCAACCCGTTTGAACATATTTTTCGCCAGATAGAGGCGATCAAATTAAAAGCGCATCCTCGGTCATGGCTATTATAAAGCACGATATCAACCCGTTCTTCGGGTGTGATAATCAGGTCGTTTCGCTGGAACCTGATCAGATGTTTTTGAAAACCTTTTTTTTCTTCTATCCGGACGTTGACTTCTTTGGCCTGGACCGGGACCCAACCATCACCCCGGAGAAGATCAACCACGGGCAGGGTCGGTACGAATGTGTATAATTTTGAAACCTCTTTAATCGGGGCGGTTGCGCCGATTGATGGGGCCATCTGTAGCAGTTGATCATTTGTCAAAGGGCTGATTCTGTCGCTTGCGTGTCCGAATCGTGTTCTAAATCCTCTTCTCATGTTTTTTGTCCTTTCGTTTTGCTGTGATTTTTTTGAATTGCTCTGGTTGCAGCCGTTGAACAATTCCCTCAACTTCATGGCTTACTATACATTATTTTAATATATAAAGTCAAGATAATAATAAATTATTATTGTTCCATGTGAAACATTTTATTATTAATAAAATCAACTACTTAAAAGTAAGTATGTAAATATATGCTATTATTACGGTTTATTCTATTTCAATATTCTAAGGGGGATTTTTTTCCCTACCGCCCTATTCTGGCAGGTCTTAAAAAAGTAAACCCCGGCCTTGTTTGGCTGGGGTCTTTGAAGGGATCAAAAATGCATGAAGTGGTTTGTCTATTGGGACCATTTGCCGGTTTTAATTTCATAATCCATGGCTGATCCGCAGGCACAACCAAAAACAGCATATTTTTCAACCAAGAGAATACCATCAAAAAACAGAGGTTTATTGCATTCCGGACAAAGACATTGAATACTATCGTTATTAATAAAAAACCCGTCTCGATAGCCCTGGTGCCTTTGGTAGCGCCGATAATCTCCTGTATCGGTATTAAGCCCGAGCCATGACATGTGTTCTGCATCTGTTCCAAAGCTTGAGCCTTTACAATTCCGGTGCAAACCTCTGATATATCCCTCCCAATATTCAAACTTTTCGGGTTCATGGTTTAAAAAGGTTTCAGCGGCTTTCATTTTTATTCCAAAGGTTTCACTGTCCATAATTATTCCCCTTATCAATTTTTAATTGATTAAAAATGTGGTGGACCGGTCAATAATGCTCTCGCGTCGTGTCCAATCGTCTTCGGTTGCCCGTTTACACGTTGTGTTTATGAGCTCGGAGCCAACCCGTTTCATAATATTTAAATTACCTTCTTTCTCTTCCGGGCCGACACAAGCGTGACGGTCTACATGAATGATTCTTTCAAGATGGCAGATTCTCCGTCTAAATTCTTCAACGTTAACGGTTTCAGGATTATCACCCATTGTCACATATACACCTTTAATTTTTGTCATTTATTTTAAATCCTTTTGCTGTGATATATTACAAAAGGCCCTGGGGAGTTGCAGCCCCCCAGGGCGTTTTTATTACCCTATTTTCAACCAGGAACCGGAAACCAACATTTCCTTTTGAATATTGACGATTTTAGTGTCTTTGTTATTTTCTAAAAAATCAAACAACAAGTCAAATGATGTGAAAATCTGTGTGTTTGCTTTGTAACCGGTCGTTTCAAGAACAAATCTAATCATGTTTGAATCCTTTCGTTTGCTGTGAGAATTTTTAAACTGTCCAGGTTGCAGCCTTTAACAGTTCCCTTAACTTCATGACTTACTATACATTAATTTAATATATAAAGTCAATAATAATATATTATTATTGTTCCACATGAAACATTATTTTCTATAATAATATCAGTTAATTAATATTAAATTAAACACACTGAAATATTGCATATTTTAAGCTGACAAGGGCATTTCTTTTCCCTACTGCCCTTTTACGCGGTAGTATATAAAAGATTATCCCTGGCCATGCTTGACCAGGGATATAGAGAGTGAGGTGTTTTTTAAGAGGCTATTTTCAAAAAGTGATTTTGATAGAAGAGTGATTTTTCATTTGAAATGTTTTTTTCGTATGTTTTTTTATCTTCAAAATCAATATCTTTAACGTCTTCAAATGGCTTACGGCCATAATCTTCAGGCAAAAAGTTTTTACTCTTGCAAGCCGTGATATTAAAGCGCCTTAGAATATCGTCGTTTAAGAACATTAGATGCATTGTACCTTTTTTATGTGTCGTGATCCTGAAATATGTTGATTCAATACCTGATGTTTGGCCGTTTTGATAGGCCTGGTCAATTGCTTTTCTGATAGACACATATTCTGACCGTCCATCGAAATAATTCATAACTTTATCGATATCGTCTAATTTCCTGGCCGCATCCCAATCAAGATACCACCGGCCACTCCAATCAATAAAGGCCTTGTATCCCATATTGACGATAACTCGTTTACCAACGCGATAGGCTTTATTTGTTTTCCAGCCATTAAAATAGTGAATGTTTTTTGTATGGAGGGTTTCGTGATATGCACTTTCAATGGTCAATTTTTGAAATAAATCCTGAACAGCTTCTTTTAAGATGTCTTCATAAGAATTGATCAGATTTAAAATGAACGTCCGGATATTGTTTTCAGTGAAATCCATCTGGGAATTATTCTGAAGTCTGACGTTAAATTCTTCAAGTTTTTTGACAGTCATGCGCTCTGCAACTTTGTCAAGGTTCAGGACCTTACGCCAGTATGCGACTCTTACTTTTGACACAAACGTGTTTAGTTTCTCCTGCATCAAAGCCGTCAGTTTTTTATTATCATTTACGTCAGAAAACCGGTTTTCTTCTTCACCTTTAATGCCAATCGTTAGATAATTGCTTACATGATGATAGTTCTTATAAAAATCAAGAAGAGACTGAGTTCCAATAGTGATGATGCGATTATAAACCAATACGAGATTGCCGATGGCGTCCCTATGGGCGATTTCGTTTTCTTCATGGGCGTTGCCATGGTCTTCTTTAATTGCATCCCCCAGGCCTTGGAATAGATCTGTTTCAATATCGCGTTTAATGTGGATATAAACCAGGGCAACTTCAACGGCTGTTTTTCTTTCAGCCTCAAGAAAAGCATCTTGTATAAATTCGATATCGGCGTTCAGATCGTTTAATTTCTGAACCAATAGTTTTCTTGAATTTGTATAAGGGTTCTTGATCGTTTCGGCGTTAATAAGACATACGATGTGCCCTGAATACATGATATCTATGGCCTTTAAAAGATGTGCGTCACCATTTGAAAACGGTGGGTTCATCATGATCAAATCATATTTATCAGGACCGGCATAAAGAAGAAAGTCAGAATCTATAACAGTTATTTTTTTGCCGTGGAGAATGGTTTGAAGCTGCGGATCTATTTCGATCGCATGAATAGTTTTGCTATGGTAATACCGAAAATTATCTTTAAGATATTCAATAATTTTTCCATCTCCGGCCTGTGGATCAAGAATATAGTTTAAACCACTTCTATCTTTTTGTGGTATTTTACTCCACATTTTGTTTATCATTTTTAGCGGAGTTGGATAAAAATCTTTGTTGAAATTGAAAATTGAAGCCATTTTTTACATCCTTTCGTTTGCTGTGAATTTTAAACTGTCCAGGTTGCAGCCTTTAACAGTCCCCTTAACCTCATGACTTACTATACATTAATATAATATACAAAGTCAATATAAATATATTATTAGTGTTCCACATGAAACATTTTATATATTATATAATCAGATATTTATAATTAAATATTTTTGAACTATTGAGTACTTTTATACACAGTAGATTTTTATGATCATGGGGTATCTCTCTTCCCTATTGCCCTCCCCTACTCCTCTTTTGATATCGTATTC
This DNA window, taken from Bacteroidota bacterium, encodes the following:
- a CDS encoding DUF945 domain-containing protein — translated: MAPSIGATAPIKEVSKLYTFVPTLPVVDLLRGDGWVPVQAKEVNVRIEEKKGFQKHLIRFQRNDLIITPEERVDIVLYNSHDRGCAFNLIASIWRKICSNGLMVSNDLLNFSHRHIGFDGNAFLESAQKIVASTSMIADQVDFMKSIELTPDDRGVFAITALEAAYNEPEKAPVTADRLLTDRRMDDKGKDLWTTFNVVQENLMKGGLPGRSKATGKRQRTRAVNSIDKDIKLNKLLWSLTERMAELKTAE
- a CDS encoding DUF4942 domain-containing protein encodes the protein MASIFNFNKDFYPTPLKMINKMWSKIPQKDRSGLNYILDPQAGDGKIIEYLKDNFRYYHSKTIHAIEIDPQLQTILHGKKITVIDSDFLLYAGPDKYDLIMMNPPFSNGDAHLLKAIDIMYSGHIVCLINAETIKNPYTNSRKLLVQKLNDLNADIEFIQDAFLEAERKTAVEVALVYIHIKRDIETDLFQGLGDAIKEDHGNAHEENEIAHRDAIGNLVLVYNRIITIGTQSLLDFYKNYHHVSNYLTIGIKGEEENRFSDVNDNKKLTALMQEKLNTFVSKVRVAYWRKVLNLDKVAERMTVKKLEEFNVRLQNNSQMDFTENNIRTFILNLINSYEDILKEAVQDLFQKLTIESAYHETLHTKNIHYFNGWKTNKAYRVGKRVIVNMGYKAFIDWSGRWYLDWDAARKLDDIDKVMNYFDGRSEYVSIRKAIDQAYQNGQTSGIESTYFRITTHKKGTMHLMFLNDDILRRFNITACKSKNFLPEDYGRKPFEDVKDIDFEDKKTYEKNISNEKSLFYQNHFLKIAS